The sequence below is a genomic window from Oscillospiraceae bacterium.
TATCTTTCGGTAAATCAACTTGTGTCACGTCGCCGGTGACAACAACTTTGGAGTTCTGTCCCATGCGCGTAAGAAACATTTTCATCTGCTCACGCGAGGTATTTTGCGCTTCATCAAGGATGATAAATGAATCATCTAATGTCCGCCCGCGCATATATGCCAAGGGTGCGACTTCGATTGAACCGCGCTCCATATGCTTTTGATAATTGTCGCCGCCCAACATATCAAACATGGCGTCATATAACGGGCGCAGATACGGATCAACTTTATTTTGCAGATCGCCGGGCAAAAAGCCCAACTTCTCCCCTGCCTCAACCGCCGGGCGCGTCAAAATAATGCGGCTGACCGCTCTATCACGGAACGCCGTCACTGCCGCCGCGACCGCCAAATACGTCTTGCCCGTGCCTGCGGGACCAACGCCCAACGTTACAGTGTTCTTTGCAATGGCATCAATATATCGCTGCTGCCCGGGCGTTTTTGCTTTGATAGGCTTGCCGCGCGCCGTCACACATACCACGCCCTTGCCCATAGCTTCAAGCTGACTGTCCTGCCCGTCTTCCACCATCTGCATGACCATATTGACGTTCTGCTCATCAAGTGCTTCGCCTTTGGCAACCAGCGACAGCAACGCTTGCACCGCCCGCGCCGCCAAGGCTACCACCTCAACCTCACCGCTAATTTTCACCTCATCGCCGCGGCTGACAATCACCACGCCATACTGCTTTTCAATCAGCCGAATGTTTTGGTCAAAGCTGCCGAATAGTGCGATAAGCTCCTCCATGCGGTCTACTTGAATAATCTGCTCCAAAATTACACCTCATAATATAACGTAATGCTCGCTAACACCGCCACGGGTGCGGTTTCACAACGTAATATTCTCGCACCCAGCGTCACAGCTGTCAATGATTGCATCGCTTTTTCGGCTTCATCTTCGCTAAACCCACCCTCGGGGCC
It includes:
- a CDS encoding PhoH family protein, giving the protein MLEQIIQVDRMEELIALFGSFDQNIRLIEKQYGVVIVSRGDEVKISGEVEVVALAARAVQALLSLVAKGEALDEQNVNMVMQMVEDGQDSQLEAMGKGVVCVTARGKPIKAKTPGQQRYIDAIAKNTVTLGVGPAGTGKTYLAVAAAVTAFRDRAVSRIILTRPAVEAGEKLGFLPGDLQNKVDPYLRPLYDAMFDMLGGDNYQKHMERGSIEVAPLAYMRGRTLDDSFIILDEAQNTSREQMKMFLTRMGQNSKVVVTGDVTQVDLPKDKPSGLIEAMRVLRNVEGIAQCELSHKDVVRHVMVQRIIQAYENYAKRKN